In Candidatus Neomarinimicrobiota bacterium, the genomic stretch ATAAATGATCTTTATAGTTGAGTTTTACATATCTCCACTCTCGAAGAAAAAATAATATCAAGGTGATATAGTGCAGTAATGCATTATTCGTATTAACAAGATTCAGGTATTAATAGCCCTGAAAAGGATAGATAAATGAATATATATGTAGGGAATATTTCCTTTCAATTAGATGAAAGCGGTTTAGAAGCTGCTTTTGGTGAATTTGGTACAGTCGATAGCGCACGCATCATCACTGATCGTGCAACAGGCCGTTCCAAAGGATTTGGTTTTGTCGAAATGGCTGACCAGACTGAAGGTGAAGCTGCTGTTCAAGCAATGAACGGTAAAGAACTTGAAGGTCGTGAATTGAAAGTAAACGAAGCCCGTCCAAGAGAAGAAAGACCTTCTCGCCCAAGATACTAAATTAGAATTTGGTATTCGATTTCTGATTTAGATTTATTTGAATTAGAAGAAATTAAAAGCCCCGCTTATTGCGGGGCTTTTTTGTTTATAAAAGAGATCAACTCATGGTCCTCTAAATCTGTGTAAGTTCCTGCATGAATCGTTTCAATCTCATATTTAATAGGAGCAAATCATGAATAAGAAAAATAAATGGATCACTTTATTTGCAGTCATATTAATGGCATGTGTGTTCTTGCAGGCACAAGATGCATCTAAAAAGCAAAAACCAGAAAAGCAACTAATTGAAGGTGAAGTCGTAGACCTCGTCTGTTACACTTCCCGCGGTGCAAGTGGAGAAGGACATAAATCTTGTGCTTCCCGCTGTATGACGAGGGGAACACCTGCCGGTCTATTGGATAAAGATGGAAATATATTTGTTATCATTGGTCCAAGCCCCGGTTATGCAGACTATGCTGCCCAAACGGTTCGGTTAAAAGGCAATGTTGTTGGAGGAAGAATCAGTCCTAATAAAATGGAAGTAAGATTCGGTAAAACATGGAAAGATGTAGCTTTACAAGGAGGATCTCCTAAGTCTGAATAGCTGATTCCAATTTTAGTTAAATTGGAGCAATTATATTTTTTGTGATTGGTATGGGAAGAAAACTGCATGTGGTAAAATAAATCTTCTGGTTCGGATTGTAATCACATCAACTTTAACATCCGAAAGCAAGCATTCGAATGACCCTTACCTTTTTTTATACGCCTTTGCTCCGGCGGTGATTTGTAGATTCAAATGATTTATGGATGGCGGTACGGGACAGGTAGTAAAATCATTATAGGCACAGGGGAAATTGAATGCTTTATTAAAATCGATCGTTACGTTTCCATTCTTGTCCGGCGGATCAAAATATAATTCTCTCCCGCCGCTATAAGTCTCATTTCCTGTTGATCCATCCATAAAGATGATGGTGCGTTTTGGCCCCTCCATATGGGCTTCCAATGCATAGGATTTACCACCCATTTTAAAAGATACAATCCCAATTGCCGGTTGCTCAATGGGATGCCCGAATATATTGGAAATGATCCGATTTTGGCCGGCAGGGTATGCTTCAAACGAGCCCTTAATTATCCAGCGCGGGTCTATTGGGTAATAAGAAATTTCAAAATTTGGATCCATATAAGGATTTTCAATATCTTTTAAACGAATAGCATAATTCCCGCCACGTTTTATTATAAACCATTGAAAGGAATTCCAAGAAAAGGTGTGGTCTAATTGTTCTGTAGAAAATAAAAATTCAGTTACTTGATTTATACTGTCGATTAAAACGGGCATATTGAATTGAAATTTTAGCTGTTTACCAATTTTTGAAAATGAGCCAAACAATTTTGGGAACCCAATAGGGAGAATCATATCATTGTCCTGTCCGGAGCCCATTTGATATTCACCATCATAGAACCAATAAAGTCCCACAAGGTTTAGATAGCCTTGCCTCGATTTGAGATAATTAATTCGCTTCTG encodes the following:
- a CDS encoding DUF1684 domain-containing protein; its protein translation is MKIRILITLLMAILIISGCALDTNHEKEILHFRQKRINYLKSRQGYLNLVGLYWFYDGEYQMGSGQDNDMILPIGFPKLFGSFSKIGKQLKFQFNMPVLIDSINQVTEFLFSTEQLDHTFSWNSFQWFIIKRGGNYAIRLKDIENPYMDPNFEISYYPIDPRWIIKGSFEAYPAGQNRIISNIFGHPIEQPAIGIVSFKMGGKSYALEAHMEGPKRTIIFMDGSTGNETYSGGRELYFDPPDKNGNVTIDFNKAFNFPCAYNDFTTCPVPPSINHLNLQITAGAKAYKKR
- a CDS encoding RNA-binding protein, which gives rise to MNIYVGNISFQLDESGLEAAFGEFGTVDSARIITDRATGRSKGFGFVEMADQTEGEAAVQAMNGKELEGRELKVNEARPREERPSRPRY